Proteins encoded by one window of Lemur catta isolate mLemCat1 chromosome 12, mLemCat1.pri, whole genome shotgun sequence:
- the LOC123648468 gene encoding CDGSH iron-sulfur domain-containing protein 1-like: MSLTSSSSVRVEWIPAVTIAAGTAAIGYLAYKRFYVKDHRNKATVNLHIQKDNPKVVHAFDMEDSGDKAVYCRCWRSKKFPFCDGAHTKHNEGTGDNVGPLIIKKKET; the protein is encoded by the coding sequence ATGAGTCTGACCTCCAGTTCCAGCGTACGAGTTGAATGGATCCCAGCAGTTACCATTGCTGCTGGAACAGCTGCAATCGGTTATCTAGCTTACAAAAGATTCTATGTTAAAGATCATCGCAATAAAGCAACGGTAAACCTTCACATCCAGAAAGACAACCCCAAGGTAGTACATGCTTTTGACATGGAGGATTCGGGAGATAAAGCTGTATACTGCCGTTGTTGGAGATCCAAAAAGTTCCCATTCTGTGATGGGGCTCACACAAAACACAACGAGGGGACTGGAGACAACGTGGGGCCTCTgatcatcaagaaaaaagaaacttaa